From a single Poecilia reticulata strain Guanapo linkage group LG2, Guppy_female_1.0+MT, whole genome shotgun sequence genomic region:
- the pomca gene encoding pro-opiomelanocortin isoform X7: protein MSLAWLLVAVLVVGGARGAASQCWESLSCQDLNSESSVMDCLHACRSDLTAETPLVPGDAHLSPPPDPAAPQAKRSYSMEHFRWGKPVGRKRRPIKVYTSNGVQEESAEAFPAEMRRRSDEEEEEQLLQEKKDGSYKMKHFRWSGPPAGKRYGGFMKSWEEGRQKPLVTLLKNIINKEEQM, encoded by the exons ATGAGTCTTGCGTGGCTATTGGTGGCCGTGCTGGTTGTGGGCGGAGCCAGAGGAGCAGCCAGCCAATGCTGGGAGAGTCTGAGCTGCCAGGATCTGAACAGCGAGAGCAGCGTGATG GACTGTCTCCACGCCTGCCGCTCTGACCTGACGGCCGAGACGCCCCTGGTCCCAGGTGAYGCCCACCTGTCGCCGCCCCCCGACCCCGCCGCCCCGCAGGCCAAGCGCTCCTACTCCATGGAGCATTTCCGTTGGGGGAAGCCGGTCGGCCGCAAACGCCGCCCCATCAAGGTCTACACGTCCAACGGCGTGCAGGAGGAGTCGGCCGAGGCGTTCCCCGCCGAGATGAGGAGGCGCAGTGACGAA gaggaggaggagcagctgctgcaggagaagaAGGACGGMTCCTACAAGATGAAGCACTTCCGCTGGAGTGGGCCGCCAGCGGGGAAACGCTATGGAGGATTTATGAAGAGCTGGGAGGAAGGGAGGCAGAAACCGCTGGTCACGCTGCTGAAGAACATCATCAACAAGGAGGAGCAGATGTAG
- the pomca gene encoding pro-opiomelanocortin isoform X5: MSLAWLLVAVLVVGGARGAASQCWESLSCQDLNSESSVMDCLHACRSDLTAETPLVPGDAHLSPPPDPAAPQAKRSYSMEHFRWGKPVGRKRRPIKVYTSNGVQEESAEAFPAEMRRRSDEEEEEEQLLQEKKDGSYKMKHFRWSGPPAGKRYGGFMKSWEEGRQKPLVTLLKNIINKEEQM, encoded by the exons ATGAGTCTTGCGTGGCTATTGGTGGCCGTGCTGGTTGTGGGCGGAGCCAGAGGAGCAGCCAGCCAATGCTGGGAGAGTCTGAGCTGCCAGGATCTGAACAGCGAGAGCAGCGTGATG GACTGTCTCCACGCCTGCCGCTCTGACCTGACGGCCGAGACGCCCCTGGTCCCAGGTGAYGCCCACCTGTCGCCGCCCCCCGACCCCGCCGCCCCGCAGGCCAAGCGCTCCTACTCCATGGAGCATTTCCGTTGGGGGAAGCCGGTCGGCCGCAAACGCCGCCCCATCAAGGTCTACACGTCCAACGGCGTGCAGGAGGAGTCGGCCGAGGCGTTCCCCGCCGAGATGAGGAGGCGCAGTGACGAAGAG gaggaggaggagcagctgctgcaggagaagaAGGACGGMTCCTACAAGATGAAGCACTTCCGCTGGAGTGGGCCGCCAGCGGGGAAACGCTATGGAGGATTTATGAAGAGCTGGGAGGAAGGGAGGCAGAAACCGCTGGTCACGCTGCTGAAGAACATCATCAACAAGGAGGAGCAGATGTAG
- the pomca gene encoding pro-opiomelanocortin isoform X2: MSLAWLLVAVLVVGGARGAASQCWESLSCQDLNSESSVMDCLHACRSDLTAETPLVPGDAHLSPPPDPAAPQAKRSYSMEHFRWGKPVGRKRRPIKVYTSNGVQEESAEAFPAEMRRRSDEEEEEEEQLLQEKKDGSYKMKHFRWSGPPAGKRYGGFMKSWEEGRQKPLVTLLKNIINKEEQM; encoded by the exons ATGAGTCTTGCGTGGCTATTGGTGGCCGTGCTGGTTGTGGGCGGAGCCAGAGGAGCAGCCAGCCAATGCTGGGAGAGTCTGAGCTGCCAGGATCTGAACAGCGAGAGCAGCGTGATG GACTGTCTCCACGCCTGCCGCTCTGACCTGACGGCCGAGACGCCCCTGGTCCCAGGTGAYGCCCACCTGTCGCCGCCCCCCGACCCCGCCGCCCCGCAGGCCAAGCGCTCCTACTCCATGGAGCATTTCCGTTGGGGGAAGCCGGTCGGCCGCAAACGCCGCCCCATCAAGGTCTACACGTCCAACGGCGTGCAGGAGGAGTCGGCCGAGGCGTTCCCCGCCGAGATGAGGAGGCGCAGTGACGAAGAG gaggaggaggaggagcagctgctgcaggagaagaAGGACGGMTCCTACAAGATGAAGCACTTCCGCTGGAGTGGGCCGCCAGCGGGGAAACGCTATGGAGGATTTATGAAGAGCTGGGAGGAAGGGAGGCAGAAACCGCTGGTCACGCTGCTGAAGAACATCATCAACAAGGAGGAGCAGATGTAG
- the pomca gene encoding pro-opiomelanocortin isoform X6, with protein MSLAWLLVAVLVVGGARGAASQCWESLSCQDLNSESSVMDCLHACRSDLTAETPLVPGDAHLSPPPDPAAPQAKRSYSMEHFRWGKPVGRKRRPIKVYTSNGVQEESAEAFPAEMRRRSDEEEEEEQLLQEKKDGSYKMKHFRWSGPPAGKRYGGFMKSWEEGRQKPLVTLLKNIINKEEQM; from the exons ATGAGTCTTGCGTGGCTATTGGTGGCCGTGCTGGTTGTGGGCGGAGCCAGAGGAGCAGCCAGCCAATGCTGGGAGAGTCTGAGCTGCCAGGATCTGAACAGCGAGAGCAGCGTGATG GACTGTCTCCACGCCTGCCGCTCTGACCTGACGGCCGAGACGCCCCTGGTCCCAGGTGAYGCCCACCTGTCGCCGCCCCCCGACCCCGCCGCCCCGCAGGCCAAGCGCTCCTACTCCATGGAGCATTTCCGTTGGGGGAAGCCGGTCGGCCGCAAACGCCGCCCCATCAAGGTCTACACGTCCAACGGCGTGCAGGAGGAGTCGGCCGAGGCGTTCCCCGCCGAGATGAGGAGGCGCAGTGACGAA gaggaggaggaggagcagctgctgcaggagaagaAGGACGGMTCCTACAAGATGAAGCACTTCCGCTGGAGTGGGCCGCCAGCGGGGAAACGCTATGGAGGATTTATGAAGAGCTGGGAGGAAGGGAGGCAGAAACCGCTGGTCACGCTGCTGAAGAACATCATCAACAAGGAGGAGCAGATGTAG
- the pomca gene encoding pro-opiomelanocortin isoform X1, with product MSLAWLLVAVLVVGGARGAASQCWESLSCQDLNSESSVMDCLHACRSDLTAETPLVPGDAHLSPPPDPAAPQAKRSYSMEHFRWGKPVGRKRRPIKVYTSNGVQEESAEAFPAEMRRRSDEEEEEEEQLLQEKKDGSYKMKHFRWSGPPAGKRYGGFMKSWEEGRQKPLVTLLKNIINKEEQM from the exons ATGAGTCTTGCGTGGCTATTGGTGGCCGTGCTGGTTGTGGGCGGAGCCAGAGGAGCAGCCAGCCAATGCTGGGAGAGTCTGAGCTGCCAGGATCTGAACAGCGAGAGCAGCGTGATG GACTGTCTCCACGCCTGCCGCTCTGACCTGACGGCCGAGACGCCCCTGGTCCCAGGTGAYGCCCACCTGTCGCCGCCCCCCGACCCCGCCGCCCCGCAGGCCAAGCGCTCCTACTCCATGGAGCATTTCCGTTGGGGGAAGCCGGTCGGCCGCAAACGCCGCCCCATCAAGGTCTACACGTCCAACGGCGTGCAGGAGGAGTCGGCCGAGGCGTTCCCCGCCGAGATGAGGAG GCGCAgtgacgaagaggaggaggaggaggagcagctgctgcaggagaagaAGGACGGMTCCTACAAGATGAAGCACTTCCGCTGGAGTGGGCCGCCAGCGGGGAAACGCTATGGAGGATTTATGAAGAGCTGGGAGGAAGGGAGGCAGAAACCGCTGGTCACGCTGCTGAAGAACATCATCAACAAGGAGGAGCAGATGTAG
- the pomca gene encoding pro-opiomelanocortin isoform X8, with amino-acid sequence MSLAWLLVAVLVVGGARGAASQCWESLSCQDLNSESSVMDCLHACRSDLTAETPLVPGDAHLSPPPDPAAPQAKRSYSMEHFRWGKPVGRKRRPIKVYTSNGVQEESAEAFPAEMRRRSDEEXIKSVYTSNGVQEESAEAFPAEMRRRSDEEEEEEEQLLQEKKDGSYKMKHFRWSGPPAGKRYGGFMKSWEEGRQKPLVTLLKNIINKEEQM; translated from the exons ATGAGTCTTGCGTGGCTATTGGTGGCCGTGCTGGTTGTGGGCGGAGCCAGAGGAGCAGCCAGCCAATGCTGGGAGAGTCTGAGCTGCCAGGATCTGAACAGCGAGAGCAGCGTGATG GACTGTCTCCACGCCTGCCGCTCTGACCTGACGGCCGAGACGCCCCTGGTCCCAGGTGAYGCCCACCTGTCGCCGCCCCCCGACCCCGCCGCCCCGCAGGCCAAGCGCTCCTACTCCATGGAGCATTTCCGTTGGGGGAAGCCGGTCGGCCGCAAACGCCGCCCCATCAAGGTCTACACGTCCAACGGCGTGCAGGAGGAGTCGGCCGAGGCGTTCCCCGCCGAGATGAGGAGGCGCAGTGACGAAGAGNGGATAAAGTCA GTCTACACGTCCAACGGCGTGCAGGAGGAGTCGGCCGAGGCGTTCCCCGCCGAGATGAGGAGGCGCAgtgacgaagaggaggaggaggaggagcagctgctgcaggagaagaAGGACGGMTCCTACAAGATGAAGCACTTCCGCTGGAGTGGGCCGCCAGCGGGGAAACGCTATGGAGGATTTATGAAGAGCTGGGAGGAAGGGAGGCAGAAACCGCTGGTCACGCTGCTGAAGAACATCATCAACAAGGAGGAGCAGATGTAG